The Thermodesulfobacterium sp. TA1 sequence GACGTAAAAGAGGGTTTGATAGCCTCCAAAATCGCCGCTCATGTAGCAGATTTGGCTAAAGGTATCAAAGAAGCCTGGGAGTGGGATTTAGAGATGGCTAAAGCAAGGGCGGAACTTGACTGGGAAAAACAAATTTCTCTTTCTATAGACCAAGAAAAGGCAAGAAAATATAGGTTAGAAGGTGGAGTTTCTAAAAGTCAAGCTTGTACTATGTGTGGTCCCTATTGTGCTATCAAAATTTTTGACCATGCTTTTAGTATTCTGAAAGGTAGTAGAGGGTAGGATTAAAGATGAAGTTGATTATAGGGGAGAAAAGGTCTTATCATCAAGGCTCAACTTTTATTAAATACCTTTTACTCTTGTTGATTCTTTTCGGGCTTGGTTTAACCTCTTATGAGGTTTACTTAAGCTTTAAAAACAGTTCTTTATGTCAAACAGAATCCTGCAAGATAATGCATTTTTTTGACAGGTTTGGTGTGCTTAATTACTTAGGGGTGTTTCTTTTTACTGTTCTTTTAGGATTAACCTTGCTTGACTTTACAAGTAAGAAAAGTGTTTTTTTCCAAAGATTTAGGCTTTTTATTTTAGGGATTTGTTTGCTGGTAGAGGGTTATTTTCTTGGAGTTCAAGCTTTTTGGATGAAAGAGTTCTGTCAGTTTTGTTTAGTGGTTGCTTGTCTTGTTATCCTTAGTTTTGTTTTAGATGTGGTTTATCAGAGAAAAGTTTTTTGGGGATTAGCAGGTTTTTTTGGTTTTTTAGGAATTTTAACCGCTAATTTTTTAGTAAACGTAAACCTAAAGCCAGTGCCTTTAGATTATCCGATTTTGGTTTATCAGAGGAATTGTCCTAACTGTGCGGTTGTAGAAGAATACGTTAAAAATAATAAGATACCTGTAAGGTTTTATGAGGCGCAAAAGGTTTATGCCTTGATGAGGCTTGTAGACCTTAAAGAAGTGCCGTTACTTCTTTATAGAGAAGATAATTATCTTTTGGCCTTGGTTGGTAAAAATGCTATTATTAACTGGCTTAGAGAAAATTATGTAAAGTTTGAGACTAACGAAGAGTTAGGGGCTTCTTCTAAAAGGGTTGGTAAAAAAGAGGTTTTTAACGAAACTTCTGAGAAAAGAGAAACTCAGTTGTTTAAGCAAACTACAAAAGAGACTATAAGAAAAGAGGAAAAAGCTCAATCAGAAGCTTCTTTCTCAAACCAGACACCCTCTTCTTTACCTCTTTTTTCCGGAGAAGAAGGTTCTAAACGTGGTCAAGGAGAGGCTTGTCGGATAGATAAGGGTTGTGATTAAGAGGTTTTATCTTTGTTTTTTAATTTTTATCTCTCCTCCCAATCCTACTTTTAAAAAGTTCCTTTTTACCTTTGGTGATTTTAATCTTTATCGATTTTTAGTTTTTAATCCCATGATTTTTTCTCTTAAGTTTTAGGTTAAATTTAGCAACCCCCGATATTTGTCAGCCTAAGGACAAGGTTTATTATTACAACTTTAAATATTGTGTTAACAACCTAATTTCAACAAATACATTAAATAACACGTAAGGGAAAGATTTTTGAATAAACCTTCACAAAAATTCGATAATATATAAAATGATTATAAGGGATTAGAGGTTAAAACACAAACACTTAGGGCTATGCAAACATTACAAAGACAAATTTTTGTTTTTAGCTTAGGGCTAAGTTTCTTTCTTCTTTTAATTTTTGTAATGATTGGTTGTCCTGTTTTATATAGATATGAGTTTTCTAAAGGAGAAATCTTTCTTCAACAAAGAACCCATGTTTTAGCCAACTACATAGATGGTTTTTTTTCGAAGTATATTGTGATAATAGACTACCTAAGCAGACACCCACAGGTTATCAAGGCATATAAAGCCTCAGATAGAGAAAAAAGAGAGGTGTTAAAAACGTTTTATCTTTTTAATCAGATAGACCCTACGATTAAATATATCTATGCAGGATATAAAGACGATTCTCTTTTAATCTATAACTACGACACTCCAAAGGAATATAAATCCACCCAAAGGCCTTGGTATAAAGAGGCGGTTAAGTCATCTCCTAAAATCAGCGAAGGGGTGGTTTATCCAGAGTTTGTTACTAAGGAATGGTTGGTGGCTTTAGGTAAAACTTTAGTAAACGAAAACGGTGAAATAGTTGGAGTTATAGCTATCGATAGTTCTTTAGAAAATCTTTTAAAGATTTTTAGAAAAAAGTTAGGACCTTATGCCACAGCCTATAGTTTTGTGATTAAAAAAGATGGGACGGTAATTATCCATCCTGATGAAACTTTTTTAGGGAAAAAGTTGGAAATACTACCTTTAAGAGAATTTCTTTTTAACCCTGAGGGAAAGGTTGAGTTTTCTCAGGAAGGCATAACCAAAATAGCCTACTACAAAAGACTTGAAAACCTAAACTGGATACTGATTACAGTAGTAGATAAATCTGAACTTTTAAAACCTCTTTTTATTACTACCGGCCTAATGGTTTTATTGGTAGGTTTTTTGGCCTTTGGTTTAGGGTGGTTTGTAAGTTATTGGTTGACCAAACATATCATCTTTCCTATAAACATCCTTAAAGACAACTTGTTAATGCTTTCTCAAGGTTTTGAAATTCCAGAAAACTTAAAGAAATATCCTGAAAACGAAATAGGTATAATCGCTAAAGAAGTGGAAAAACTTGCTTCCAGTGAGCTTCTTAAGAAGAATATTGAGTTAGAAAAATTAACCGAGCGTTTAAAATTTCTTGCAGAAAGGGATTTTTTGACCCAGCTTTTTAACCGTTTTAAGCTAATAGAAGAGCTAAAAAAAGAGATCAACCGCTATGAACGTTTCCATATACCTTTTTCTATTATTCTGTTTGATATAGATGATTTTAAAAGAATAAACGATAATTATGGACATGACAAAGGAGATTATGTGCTAAAGGAATTAGCCCGTTTGATGAAAGAAAACCTTAGAGAAACAGATTTGCCGGCAAGATGGGGGGGAGAGGAGTTTGTTATTCTTTGTCCTAATAC is a genomic window containing:
- a CDS encoding sensor domain-containing diguanylate cyclase, whose product is MQTLQRQIFVFSLGLSFFLLLIFVMIGCPVLYRYEFSKGEIFLQQRTHVLANYIDGFFSKYIVIIDYLSRHPQVIKAYKASDREKREVLKTFYLFNQIDPTIKYIYAGYKDDSLLIYNYDTPKEYKSTQRPWYKEAVKSSPKISEGVVYPEFVTKEWLVALGKTLVNENGEIVGVIAIDSSLENLLKIFRKKLGPYATAYSFVIKKDGTVIIHPDETFLGKKLEILPLREFLFNPEGKVEFSQEGITKIAYYKRLENLNWILITVVDKSELLKPLFITTGLMVLLVGFLAFGLGWFVSYWLTKHIIFPINILKDNLLMLSQGFEIPENLKKYPENEIGIIAKEVEKLASSELLKKNIELEKLTERLKFLAERDFLTQLFNRFKLIEELKKEINRYERFHIPFSIILFDIDDFKRINDNYGHDKGDYVLKELARLMKENLRETDLPARWGGEEFVILCPNTTKEKAWFLAERIRKAVEGHKFEGIDKLTISGGVVEYRSGIDLPQLLKEVDEKLYQAKKSGKNQIVS